One Vallitalea pronyensis genomic region harbors:
- the speB gene encoding agmatinase: MLKDQRAIIHEGILSEYDQSQVVVFGLPFDGTVSYRPGTRFGPQMIRNELDGLETYSPYLDKDMVDYSLCDLGDLPLPFGNTEKVMTLIEEEVGTLLEDGKKLLAIGGEHLVSYPVIKAHLKKYKDLHIIHLDAHADLREDYLGESLSHATVMRRVYEQLNTGKIWQFGIRSGTKEEFQFAKTHTKMHPFDLKGLDKAVHEIGQDPVYVTIDLDVLDPSIFSGTGTPEPGGATFKELMEAMGQLTRLNIVGGDLVELSPNYDQSGVSTLVACKVLRELSLVLANHTT; encoded by the coding sequence ATGCTAAAAGACCAAAGAGCCATCATCCATGAAGGTATCCTAAGTGAATATGATCAGAGTCAGGTGGTTGTTTTTGGCCTTCCTTTTGATGGCACCGTATCTTATCGGCCGGGAACACGATTTGGACCACAGATGATAAGAAACGAATTAGATGGACTTGAAACCTACAGTCCTTATTTGGATAAAGATATGGTGGATTACTCACTATGTGATTTAGGGGATTTACCCTTACCTTTTGGAAACACAGAAAAAGTCATGACGTTGATTGAAGAAGAGGTGGGTACATTATTAGAAGATGGTAAAAAGCTGTTAGCCATAGGGGGGGAACACCTTGTATCTTACCCTGTCATCAAAGCTCACCTTAAGAAATACAAAGACCTGCATATCATTCACCTAGATGCCCATGCAGATTTACGAGAGGATTACTTAGGTGAGTCCTTATCCCATGCAACCGTGATGCGGCGGGTGTATGAACAACTAAACACAGGTAAAATCTGGCAGTTTGGCATACGGTCAGGTACAAAAGAAGAATTCCAATTTGCCAAAACCCATACCAAGATGCATCCTTTTGACTTAAAAGGATTAGATAAAGCTGTTCATGAAATTGGTCAAGACCCTGTATATGTGACCATTGATTTAGATGTGCTGGACCCTTCAATTTTTAGTGGGACAGGTACACCAGAGCCAGGAGGAGCAACCTTCAAAGAGCTTATGGAGGCTATGGGTCAGTTAACCAGACTCAACATTGTGGGTGGGGACCTTGTAGAATTGTCCCCAAACTATGATCAAAGTGGTGTATCCACACTGGTAGCCTGCAAAGTCCTTAGAGAATTATCCCTTGTCTTGGCAAATCATACAACATGA
- a CDS encoding saccharopine dehydrogenase family protein, with protein MGKALIIGAGGVSNVVVHKCCQNPEVFEEIMIASRTKSKCDAMKEKLDGGKTIIHTAQVDADDTDALIALIKDFKPEMVINVALPYQDLTIMDACLATGVHYLDTANYEPPEIPKFEYKWQWAYKEHFEKAGLTAILGCGFDPGVTGVFSAYAMKHYFDEIHYIDILDANGGDHGYPFATNFNPEINIREITANGRYWEQGEWIETEPLAIKRVFDFDGIGEKDAYLLYHEELESLALNIKGIKRIRFFMTFSQQYITHLNVLQNVGMTSIEPIAFEGKSIQPLHFLKAVLPDPATLGPRTKGKTNIGCICQGVKDGKPVTYYVYNMCDHEACYKEVGSQAISYTTGVPAMIGAKLLMEGKWKKPGVYNVEEFDPDPFMDELNKQGLPWHENFNPVLLD; from the coding sequence ATGGGAAAAGCCCTTATTATTGGAGCTGGCGGCGTTTCAAATGTGGTGGTGCATAAATGTTGTCAGAATCCTGAAGTTTTTGAAGAAATCATGATTGCAAGCCGTACTAAGTCAAAATGCGATGCTATGAAAGAAAAATTAGATGGTGGTAAAACCATTATCCATACAGCACAAGTAGACGCAGACGATACAGATGCTCTAATTGCACTTATAAAAGATTTTAAACCTGAAATGGTCATTAACGTTGCCTTACCTTACCAAGATTTAACCATCATGGATGCTTGTCTAGCAACAGGAGTCCATTACTTAGATACAGCCAATTATGAACCTCCCGAGATTCCCAAGTTTGAATACAAATGGCAATGGGCTTATAAAGAGCATTTTGAAAAAGCAGGACTAACAGCCATCTTAGGTTGTGGTTTTGATCCAGGCGTAACAGGTGTGTTTAGTGCCTATGCCATGAAGCACTACTTCGATGAGATTCATTATATTGATATTTTAGATGCAAATGGTGGTGACCATGGGTACCCATTTGCAACCAACTTTAACCCAGAAATTAATATTCGTGAAATTACAGCTAACGGAAGATACTGGGAACAAGGAGAATGGATTGAAACGGAACCATTAGCCATCAAACGTGTATTTGACTTTGACGGTATAGGTGAAAAAGATGCGTACCTGCTTTATCATGAAGAATTAGAATCATTAGCATTGAACATTAAAGGAATCAAACGTATTCGCTTCTTCATGACATTTTCCCAGCAGTATATTACCCACCTGAATGTGCTTCAAAATGTAGGAATGACCAGTATTGAACCCATTGCATTTGAAGGAAAAAGCATCCAACCTTTACATTTCCTAAAGGCCGTGTTACCTGACCCAGCGACTTTAGGTCCCAGAACAAAAGGTAAAACCAACATTGGATGTATATGCCAAGGTGTAAAAGATGGTAAACCCGTCACCTATTATGTCTATAACATGTGTGACCATGAAGCTTGTTACAAAGAAGTAGGCTCACAAGCCATTTCCTATACAACAGGTGTGCCAGCCATGATTGGAGCCAAGTTGCTCATGGAAGGTAAATGGAAGAAACCTGGGGTATATAACGTAGAAGAATTTGACCCAGACCCATTTATGGACGAGCTGAACAAGCAAGGATTACCTTGGCACGAGAACTTCAACCCCGTACTCTTGGATTAA